Within the Pseudomonas sp. SL4(2022) genome, the region CAAGAAAATCAAACAACTGCTGGAAGCCCATGCAAAAAAGGCCAACGCGAAAAAAGCTCCGAAGAAAAAATCCACCTACATCAGCAAAGCCGACCGCTTAAAACTGGCTGAAGAAGCCAAGCCTGACTCAATCATTACGCCCGAGCCAGCGGTGTCGGATTTAACCGCTCCAAGCGAAGACGCGCCACAGCCATAAACTCAATACGCCGTGATGAACCACAAGGAAGAATGCTCATATGCCAGGCCAATACCCAAAAATAGTCAAACAACTGC harbors:
- a CDS encoding DUF2986 domain-containing protein, encoding MNRRKKIKQLLEAHAKKANAKKAPKKKSTYISKADRLKLAEEAKPDSIITPEPAVSDLTAPSEDAPQP